Proteins from one Carcharodon carcharias isolate sCarCar2 chromosome 19, sCarCar2.pri, whole genome shotgun sequence genomic window:
- the LOC121291343 gene encoding histone H1-like, with the protein MPRLPRGAGGGGGGGGGGGGIAPRKQQQQQLRPHRRPRKPEVRISQLILQALSARRQRGGLSLASLRQALLASGYDVERNKARLQTAIRSLVKNGSLVQTKATGSLQLSGGRQAQEAQPPALPAQAEAEAEGEGEEAANPVKKPRRRRAERKAKPRKARK; encoded by the coding sequence ATGCCCAGGTTACCCCGAGGAGCCGGTGGCggtggcggcggcggcggcggcggcggtggCATCGCGCCcaggaagcagcagcagcagcagctccggCCGCACCGGCGGCCCAGGAAGCCGGAGGTGCGGATCTCCCAGCTGATCCTGCAGGCGCTGTCGGCCCGCAGGCAGCGGGGCGGCCTCTCGCTGGCCTCCCTCCGCCAGGCGCTGCTGGCCAGCGGCTACGACGTGGAGCGGAACAAGGCCCGGCTGCAGACGGCCATCCGGAGCCTGGTGAAGAACGGCTCGCTGGTGCAGACCAAGGCCACCGGCTCCCTGCAGCTCAGCGGCGGCCGGCAGGCCCAGGAGGCCCAGCCCCCTGCCCTGCCCGCCCAGGCGGAGGCggaggcggagggggagggggaggaggcggcGAACCCGGTCAAGAAACCCCGGAGGAGACGGGCCGAGAGGAAGGCGAAGCCCAGAAAGGCCCGGAAGTGA
- the LOC121291346 gene encoding histone H1-like: MTETVPVQAEPPAAPPAPNLPPPAAAPAPAPAPAPAPAPAAKKKAAYRPQKSGGAAVAEQILEAVAATKERQAAKLGPLKKTISASGYELEKGGGGARPNPPLSTVANKGSPAESGAGTSSASLHPEQQQEKEEEEEEGGPEEGEAEDGTKGGAKRKAPTAKRAAPKRAAAKRAKKAAAKGPRKGTAAKPRKAAKRPATCRPVGRKRAAGKRR, translated from the coding sequence ATGACCGAGACCGTCCCCGTCCAAGCCGAACCCCCCGCCGCCCCTCCCGCCCCCAACCTTCCCCCTCCCGCCgcggcccccgcccccgcccccgcccccgcccccgccccggcCCCGGCCGCCAAGAAGAAGGCCGCCTACCGGCCGCAGAAAAGCGGCGGCGCGGCGGTGGCCGAGCAGATCCTGGAGGCGGTGGCCGCCACCAAGGAGCGCCAGGCGGCCAAGCTGGGCCCCCTGAAGAAAACCATCTCGGCCTCCGGCTACGAGCTGGAGAAGGGCGGCGGCGGCGCCCGGCCCAACCCGCCGCTCAGCACCGTGGCCAACAAGGGATCCCCGGCCGAGAGCGGGGCCGGCACCTCCTCGGCCTCCCTCCAtccggagcagcagcaggagaaggaggaggaggaggaggaagggggaccGGAGGAAGGAGAGGCCGAGGACGGCACCAAAGGAGGGGCCAAGAGGAAAGCGCCGACGGCCAAGAGAGCGGCCCCGAAGAGAGCGGCGGCCAAACGGGCCAAGAAAGCGGCGGCCAAGGGCCCCCGAAAGGGGACGGCGGCCAAGCCGAGAAAAGCTGCTAAGCGGCCGGCAACGTGCAGGCCTGTGGGGCGTAAGCGGGCGGCGGGGAAGAGGAGGTAG
- the LOC121291347 gene encoding histone H2A-like, translated as MSGRGKTGGKGRAKAKTRSSRAGLQFPVGRIHRLLRKGHYAERVGAGAPVYLAAVLEYLTAEILELAGNAARDNKKTRIIPRHLQLAIRNDEELNKLLGGVTIAQGGVLPNIQAVLLPKKTGHPSKVYA; from the coding sequence ATGTCTGGTCGCGGTAAAACCGGAGGCAAAGGGCGTGCCAAGGCCAAGACTCGCTCCTCCAGAGCCGGGCTCCAGTTCCCCGTCGGCCGCATCCACCGGCTGCTGCGCAAGGGCCACTATGCCGAGCGGGTCGGGGCCGGAGCCCCCGTCTACCTGGCCGCCGTCCTCGAGTACCTGACGGCCGAGATCCTCGAGCTGGCCGGCAACGCGGCCCGGGACAACAAGAAGACCCGCATCATCCCCCGCCACCTGCAGCTCGCCATCCGCAACGAcgaggagctcaacaagctgctgggcggggtcaccatagcccagggtggggtcctgcccaacatccaggctgtgctgctgcccaagaaaaccGGCCACCCCAGCAAGGTTTACGCCTGA